The genomic stretch CTGCATTTATGATCTGTACCATGTCCACCACCACAGTCGCATCCACCTTTTCCTGTTAAAAGCTTATATACACTTTTTAATGCGAAAAAGGCAATAATAGCTACGACTATCAATAGAATTACAGTCTTTACCATAGTTTTTTCCCCTTTCTAT from Fusobacterium sp. DD2 encodes the following:
- a CDS encoding FeoB-associated Cys-rich membrane protein — protein: MVKTVILLIVVAIIAFFALKSVYKLLTGKGGCDCGGGHGTDHKCSCSGGCSSCGAHHHEEEK